The following is a genomic window from Trachemys scripta elegans isolate TJP31775 chromosome 16, CAS_Tse_1.0, whole genome shotgun sequence.
TCTATTGCTTTATACAACACCCTTCCCCGCATCTAAGTGCTGGAGGACACAAagcgccactgaaatgcagccacctctgaggcgGAGGGAGGCAGCGACCCCAGCGCGCTGCACAATCGAGGATTTGACGAGCCCTGGAGAACAGGCAGAGCTTTTGCTGATTGTGCCGCAACCTCTTACAACTAGGTGGAACTCCCTGCTTCATCTCAGCAGGGTGGATTCAGACCTGGGCTTGCACAGAGATCGGGCGTTTCAGACCATGAGCCCCCCTCTCTGGGTCGGTGGAGTTATTATTATACAGAGCTTAGTTTTCTTGACCACTGGCCCCTTGGTGTACTAGCCACTAGACCCCTCTCCCTCCGAGCGCTGGAATGGACCTGAGTTCTCCTAGTAACCAGTCCCCTTCCGCGGCCTCAGAGCCGGGAACGGAGCCGCGCTGCACCATGCTGAGGAGAGGCCAGAAGGCAGGAAAACTGGGCTGAGTCCTCACTAAATAACCTTCTTCCCTCGGGTAGGAAGAGCTTTTATTTCCGGGGAAGAGCCTTCAAAGTAGTTAAGTCTGGTGCTTACTTTGGTCCAGGCCTGAGCCCCGGGCCTGGCCGTTCAGAGCCCCGGTGCCTCTGGGCTTGTTGCCATAGTTATGAAGGTTAAAAGATTgcctgagccccggcacctctttcaataCAGATGAAGCTCTGGGTAAGTCCCTGCGCAGCACCGGGTGTCCTGACTGCTACCAGGCTAAGATAGCGGCTCCACACGCTGCCTAGGACCTAGCAGCCcccctgtgacaaagtggggggttttcttgttttcggtggggtttcaatggtttgcatgcggagggggtgggactcagtttccctgggtgttactggtttaacgaggtgaggggagagggagtttacCCCGGCGACTGGGCGACCCAGAGACCCAGATCAGGAgttgcagctggttctggccagtgggaggacaatgggctgcagagtgaggacccagtgacctaaccagccggttccagccagaggacagaagaggggagaggaggccccagtttacaacccagtttacctggagagaagacaatggacagagacggggtttggggcaggggatctcagatgcccagctgggaagcaggggggctcagggctggagagggggagcaggcagagcccacctggaggcagagagactgggatgtgctgggctgagggaggccaggcctgaggccctgagaggtTCCTGTGTgggttcaactctcaataaaccctcctgttttatacTGGCTGAGAGTtgctccggtctagagaacagggttgcatcaaccccttcaggcgtggaggccccgggggtcccgagcgaggggactccctgaggggtcccacagtgagagacagacgtgctaaggctcagagaggtgcggctccaggaggtggaggggccaaaCCcaggagagagtggacccccaagaagggctgtcccactgaaaggggcaccccccacggagcCAAGaatgggcacgatctgtgagtccgtgacaccccCCCACCACGGAAACAGGATGGCCTCCCCTGCGAGTCAGTTGATCATTTAAATCTCCTACAAGATGGAGAAACTTCAATCCCACCCTatggggctgccagctgtgaacTAGCcacgctcccccacccccacctgcccctgcccagcctcaTCTGAAAAACCGAGTTATGTACTACGGTCCTAGGCTGCTCATCTCTGTACCACACCCACATGAGTCACTCATCTACCTAGAGCAAGAGCCTGCATGCAGAGAGCCAGCATTAAAATCCTTCCTTGAAACGCTACACCCCAGAGACATCCGCCTGGGCTATTTATAAAGGCCTAAACCACAAACAAAGGCAGCTCTTTTTTCCCTCTTTAAACCATCCCTTCTCACTttttccaccacttccccagcACTGAAAATACTCAGATCTCTCAgtgcctttctctcccccctgAACTGGTCTTTTATAACACAGCTGGCCTGTCCCACGCCCCTGAGGGGAACCAATCAGCTTCCCACATTGGGTAAGGAAATTGACAACAGATTTAACCTACTTCTCAATTGGGAGACCAGATTCAAacagggggctgggggaagtTGCTCTGCTAAGGTGATCTTTAAATCCATTATTTAAAGACAAGATCCTCTCCCTGGGCCAGAAGCAGCTGCCTTTCCAGACAGGGTTGTATTCAGCTGCAGGAATTTGTgctgttttctatttatttatgatGCATTATTAAAGAGCTGGGGATTTATTTgatgttattttttgtttgccAAGGGGGGTGGTTTCATAGCCCTGCGTTCTCCGGGTAAGAAACCGAGCCCCTGAAGGTTTAATGACACTTcattccccagccctgaaccacCCTCGCAAAGGACGTAAAAGCGCAGAAATCGCCAGTGAGCTTTTTCCATGTCACGATGAGCCTGTCTCTCTTCGCTCCTCGGTGTCTCTCTTAGCACCGCTGGTGCCAGAGTAGCTGACCAGCTCACAAGTTCTTGAAACTATTTATCTGGGAAGTTTGAACAAATTTACAAATCCTGGGGGACGGACGGACATCAGAAACAAAGCCAGCACTGCACCTgtgagcttttgtttaaagagacgtTAGACAGGAATATAGTCCTGGGCTCTTTCCGCCTAATCTGGCGTTGTCCTACTGCAGAGTGAGGGGCATACAGCACTTGGAACAGACTGTTGGTTGGATCTCACAAGGGTTGATGTGTTTATCTGCAcccccctgggcagcagggaagTGCTGGTCACCCCCGAAACGTGGCACAGGAAGTGGGGTCCGGAAGGCGCTTGGGCAGGCGAGTTTCAGGTTTAGGGGCCTAAGTCCAAGTCTTGGCTCCACTATGATCCACAAAACGCCCGCTGAACCTTGTAGGCACCTACGTCactgcctctggaccccagccccactgcctgtGTGCCCACGCCCAGAAAGGCCCGTGCACCGGGAGTAGAGGCGGTTGGCTGTCCCAGTTGTGTGCGGGGCCTGGGCCGGCAGGCGAGCTCCGAGCGCATTTCTGGTCGGGTCCTGTTCAGACAGCAGCCGGTGCCCATCTTATAACTTCTTGCCCTGTGGCGAGAGCACTCCagtgggatatgggagacccaggttcgattccctcctcccaccagagggggagaaaggatttgaacggATGGGAAGGGAGAGACCCCCCAGCTGAAACGCTTGTGCTCAGTAAATGAAGGAGTCCAGGACCCTCTCGGGAGCTCCGTGTGCTGGGGGATTCGTGGAGTCACAGATGGCTAGAGGGGCCCATTGCGGACATTGTCTGACCTCCGGGATAACACGGGCCGGagagctgacccccccccccaattcccagAGCAAAGCGTTTAGACAAACGCCCAGCCTGGATTTCAAAACCGTCCGTGACGCTGCTCCAACTCCATGCGCAGCTCAGGGCGTGGATTCGAAGCCAGTTTGATGCAACTCTTGGGTGGATCTGGCTCTGGGCCGTTTCCCAGACTTGCCTGCGATATTAACCTGATGCCTAGGAGAGCCCATCCGAGTCTGAACCGGGAGCTGGTAAAGCAGGTGGCTTCAGGACGGTTCCCACCCTCCCTACACGCCTGCTCACGCTGGGCTGCCCCGGACCCTTAACCTCGTTGTCCGTGTCGGTGAGTTTTGTTCCTAAATGCTGCCATCTTTCCCTGAGGGGTTGGGCTGGGCTCCAGAGGTTGCCCCGATGTTCCAGCTGTGGGGATGCCGCTCCCAGGAAGCGATGCCGGTAGAGGTTACTGGCGTGATGGGGCCCGCGTGTGCGGCAGCAGAGAGGGGGAATGGGGGAGCCCTGGCAGAGGAGGGGAAGCCGCCACACCCCTTGCAATGTGCCTTTGGCTGGGCGCTCGGTCCGTCTCTCCGGCTGGCTCCCATTTTCAAGGCAAATGGGGATTTACTCAGCGGCCGCCCTGCCAAACCGCCACCTGGCCTGGCCCGGGACCACTCTAGGAACGATGTATATTAACCCCCGGGGATGGCAGATGAGAAGAGCTTTGGAAAGAGCAGGGTTGTGTCTGTGGCCGGCGTCATCCCTTTGAGCCCCGCTGCATCCATCTCGTCTCCCGTGCCCGCAGCCCTTCAACCGGCTGCTGGCTCCCCTGAGGAGGGCCGGGCTGAACTGGGCATTTTCCTGCCTTTGCCTTTGCCCTGCCAGGGCGGGGGTGTTTATCCACCTGCCCGGGGAGGGCTGAGGTCTGGCTCTCTGCGCAGGAGGGGAGAACTGGCAATAGGGCCCCTcactcctgcaggaccccataCACCTGTGTCCCCTCTGGAGCAGCCAGGAAACTGTCCTGGCCTTGGCCCAACACTGCTTGGTCATCCTCACCATGAAGAGtgactatctatctatctatctatctatctatctatctatctatctatctatctatctNNNctatctatctatctatctatctatctatctatctatctatctatctatctatctccatacaccccctctatctatctatctatctatctatctatctatctatctatctatctatctatctatctatctatctatccccagacaccccctctatctatctatctatctatctatctatctatccttccttccttccacaacgtgtctctctctctcgctaatGTTTTCTACTGATCACCAAACTGCCCAGAGCTACCCGAGGGGACTTTCTCTGGAGGAtaccccccagccccggcccttcACAGCTCAGCTCGTTTGCCTCCTCCGAGCTGGGCGGGCcagagcagggaggctggagGAGCTGGTGGAAAAGCAGGCGCTGCCTGCCACAGGCCGGAGTGACTCAGCGTGTGGGTGTGCGGAGGGGAAGGAAACACCCGCTGTGGTTCAACTTTGTACGATTCCAATCCCTTTCCAAAGCAAGGCCTCTCCTGGGCTACCAGGTTTGGTTTTGCAGCTAATGCGGGACCCAGTGGCCGTACGCGGCTCGATATTCCCAGCAGAaattcctgtatgtgtgtgtgtgtgtgtgggggtcggGCCTCTGTCCCCAGACTATCCCCCAGTGGACGCATCAGCTGCAGAACATGGCACCTCTCCCGTGTTTCTGTGTCACGGGGGAGGGAGCCCCAGTACTCCAGGGCCTGGTGCAAAGCCCGTTGAAATCACCGGGAAGGCTGCAGTGGACTCTGGCACCATGCCGGCCCGTCTGAGCCACCTCCGAGCTGAGGGTCTCCATTCAAAGGCCAGTGCTGGGTTCCCCTCTAGACTCCACAAAGAGAGACGGATTGGCCTCAGAACCGGTAGGCCGGGCTGGGGGATAAGGTCGAATGTTTCTGCTGAGTTTGAGACGACGTGGACGGTGGGTGTGTGATTTAGAGACCTCTGAAAACGGAGGCGTCGAGCGAGAGCCTCCTCTGAGGCGCTGGTAATGCCCCCGGTGACACAGCCCGGCTTAGCGCTGGCAAAAGGCTCCTCTGCGGTCACAGGGCAAACTCCTCCAAGTCGCTGTCTCCGTTCCCCGGCACCTCCCCTGCACGGCTCACGTCGCTGCTTGAGGGCCGGGGATGCTAGACGGCCTCATCAGGGTTTTGTGGTGCAATAACCAACCTGGGCATGAGTTGTTCAAAGCTGGGAGGCGCTGGGCCTTCCCTGGGCTGCCTAGGGTTCCCAACTTTcaaattgcacaaaaccgaacaccctagccccgccctttCCTTGAGGCCActccccctttcccaaggccctgccccccgctcactacattccccctccctccgttgctcgctctcccccaccctcactcactttcactgggctggggcagggggttggggtgcgggaaggggtgagggctctaactgggggtgcaggttctggggtggggccagaaataagggcttcagggtgcgggagggggctctggattgggacagggagttggggtgcgggaggggtgagggttgtaactgggggtgtgggctctggggtggggccagaaatgaggggttcagggtgcaggagggggctccgggctagggcagggggttggggtgcaggagggggtgagggctccagctgggggtgcaggctctggggtggggccatggatgaggggtttggggtgcaggagggggctccaggtttgggggggctcagggctggggcagggggttggggcgcaggcttACCTCCAGTGGCTCCCGGTTAGTGGCGCAGCAGGGGGTAAGGCAGGGTTCTTGCCTGTCCTGACTCCGTGCTGCGCCTTCGAAGCGGCCAGCAGgcccggctcctaggcggaggcatggcagGCAGCTCCGCACGCTactcttgcccgcaggcaccgcccctgcagctcccattggccacgattcctggccaatgggagtgcggagctggtgctcggggtgggggcagcgcgtggagccctgtggcctccccgcctaggagctgggcCTGCTGGCTGCTCCCGGGGCGCagtgcggagccaggacaggtagggactagcctgccttagctccgcagcaccgccaacgggacttttaacggtGCTGACCGgaaccgccagggtcccttttcgaccgggtgttccactcgaaaaccggacacctggccacCTTCAGCTCCCCGGGTCGGTTCCTCTACACGCCCCACCCAAAGGGCCCCCCACGTTCTCTGTCTCCCCAGTGGGGCCGTGGCCTCTGCTAACCCAcctgcactgctcctgccttTCAGCCCCACCGGGCGTGAGCCATGGCCGCTCCACAGACGCTGCAGCAGGCGCTGGCCGTGCTGGTTTGCACTTTCCAGCGCTATTCCAAACAGGAAGGCGACAGATTCACGCTCAGCAGAGGGGAGCTGAAGGAGCTGCTGGAGAAGGAGCTGCCCAGCCTGGGAGACGTGAGTAAGCGTGCGGAGGTAGAGGGTGCCGAGGCAGGCTGGAACGGAGCCGTTGGGATGAGACGAGAGCAGTCTCCACCCCGAACTGGTTACAAACTGTGAATAACAATAATTCCCAGGACCTAGCGGCCTCAGCTGCATAGACCCAGCAGGAGAGACAGTCCTGGAGCTCACAGTCTAATAGacccagggtgggagggaaacaggCATGGAGAAGGGAAGTGAGgtgaccaaggtcacccagcaagttaGTGCCAGAGCCGGGAAAGAGCCTAGTTCTCTAGCTAgagccctatccactaggccatgctgcctcttgacgtttttatttgttttcaacgTATCTTTCCTTGTCCCATGGACAAATCCCCGCCAGCTCCATCTGAGCCCTAGGTCTCTGGGACCAAAGCCTGGACTCTCTGCCACTTGAGCGAGAAGAGTAGCCCTGGTAGCAGATgacagtagtaggctgttatcctctatgaGGACCAGCCTCTGGAATGGGACATGACGATTTACACCTGCGCTCCTGGGTTCTGGCTTGGACTGGAAGCAGACCCCGTGCGTGGCCGTACAAATGCTGCCCAGCAACCATGCCCTGGTGGCCTGGTGCTGGGCTGTCACCAGGGGTTACAGCAGCTCTGAGGATAGTTTGGTCCGATTTCAATGTCTTATGAGCCAAGTTGGCAGGACGTGACCAGCCCCTGCAGAATGGGGCTGGGCCTGTGAGAaccggggtggtggtgggggaccaGCATTTCATCACAGGGCAGAGGAATGATAACTGCCTCTGACAGCGACCAGGGAAAGGTGTCGAATTTCCGCAACCCGCTTGGGACGGACATTTCTTCCTCAGCTCCTTATTACATAGGTTCCGGTAGCACCGAGCGGCCCCACGCATGATCCAGGCCCCTTGAAccagtgctgtacaaatgcatcgggagagacagttcctgtcccgaagagcttacaacctaaatagatttcagagtagcagccgtgttagtctgtatccgcaaaaagaacaggaggacttgcatctgaagaagtgaggtttttacccacgaaagcttctgcccaaataaatctgttggtctttaaggtgccaccagactccttgttgtttttgttacaggagtgcttgtggcaccttagagactaacaaatttattagagcataagctttcgtgggctacaacccattTCATCGGctgcatagactggaacacacagtaagaagatatttatacatacagagaacaggaaaaggtgggagtagccagaccaactgtaagaggccaatcaattgagatgagctatcatcagcagccggggagagaaaaaaacctttgaagtgctaatcgagatgacccatagaaggtgtgaggagaacttaacatggggaaatagattcaattagtgtaatgacccaaccattcccagtctctgtttaaacctaaattaattgtatctaatttgcatattaattcaagttcagcagtctctcgttggagtctgtttttgaagtttttttgttgcaaagttGCCTAACTAGACTAATTATTGGTCCCTTATTACCCCATGGGAGTAAAGCTCGGAGCGGTTTGCCCAGAGTCCGTCGCAGAATTCATGGCAAAGACAGGACTTGAAGGCGGGTCTCCTGAACTGTAACCtactgttctaaccactaggcgaTCTGTCCCGTCTGGCTGTCACCGCGTTTGAAAGACTCCTAAGGGGGTTTCTCTTGCCCTGTTACTCATCTTCACTCTTGCCCCCAGGTCCAAGTGAAGGAAGGTGCCTTTGAGGAACTGATGAGCATCCTGGATGCTAACAGAGACGGGGAAGTTGACTTCCAGGAGTACATTCGCTTCGTGGCGGTGGCGTGCACCTTATGCCATGAGTTTTTCTTGGACTCCCCTGTCGTTCTGCCACGCGGGCAATAAACCCACCCAGCTGGCTTTGTACAGGGCATGAATACAAAGCAGGAGAGCAAACTTATAGGTCTGGCAGCAACCGTGCCGCTACCTGGGAACCTCATACTGGGAAAGGTCATGGTgtgtcaaggattgaactcgcgtCTACCTGACCCAAATACACAGAGCCACtcccttgagctaaaggagacttCCCCTCACAGAGCAGCAGTAGAGCTTTGTTTCTCAATCCTGGAGAGGAGGGTCATGAAAGGCAACCAGGGGGTTCGTGAGGCATCGAAAAATGTATTAGTCTACAGCAAAGCAAAtctcctttccccactcccagcacgGCCCGGTCCATCCAGGTGAAGTGTGCTCTGTCAACCTCTCAATACACAGCCACACAAATCAGTTCTATTGGCTTCATTGAGACATTGTTGTACTCTTGCTTTCATAGTTAATGTGTTGtgtgttggggcggggggtgccacatacatttgtgactgaatgAGAGCCTGAAAATGTTGAGCAACGCTGCAGTACAGGGTTCATGACACATGGTCTGAGCTGACTGCatgcagcagagggcagcagcacTCCAGCCCACATGCCAGTTCATGACAAGAACTTCCCAAACAGGATTAAGTTACTCAACCCTGAATTCCACCGCACAGTCCTTGCAGTTATGAAATATGAATCATTTGCATCTCATTTTAGTTAAATAATATCATGAACAGGGCGCTGGAGATGCACCACCAATCCTGGAGGTATTTTTGCCATATTTGCCCTGTTCAGAATTGACTGCCATGAGCGTGGAACGAGTCCAGAGATAACTGCTTAGTCAGGACCAGTTCCTTCCACTGCAGCAGGGTGACACGGCTCTGGGTTTTCTCTCCTGATCGTGGGTTTTCTTCGCTTGTCCTGTCAGACTGGCTGGTTTGAAATATTAATAAAGACTTCGTATGACCCTGGGCGCGGTGACGGTTGAGCACGTGGTGGCCAGGTCCCCCCAGAATGAACACGTGAACGCAGGCAGTGTGGAAAACGGCTCCTCCCTGGAGACGAGGGGGACGACAAGACAGACCTGGCGTGCCAGGTGCTGTGACCCTAGGGTGAAGGAGGCCTATATAAATGCTTAGGCAGCGAGCTGGCAGGTGCATTTCGCTCCAAGCTGCAAAGTCACGCAGGTCTCCGACATCTCCGTCACCTCGCAGAGCCGGAGTGTGGGAAGGGCTTTGAAGATGCTATTCTCCTCAATTCCCCCATGCACCCTTTGTCCAGCCCTACTGATTTTCCATCCCATCTAGgcaacccttcccccccactgcCGCTCCCGAGCTAAGGCCTGGAAGCAGGATTTCATGGCCTGTGTGGCTGgtggctcccccccccagccttcctCTCGCCTAACCAAGGGTGAAAGTCCCTCCTTGCCAAACAGCTGGAAAGCATCATCAAAgggcgggggtgtgtgtatgtgatggCCCAGGGGTACTCGTGTTCTCCCGCCAGCTGTCTGCAAAGAGACTCGCACTTCCATTGGCCTCTTTTTAATTCTAACCCCCCCAAGTGGGTGTCCCTCGAAGCTCTTGCTAGGGCTATAAATATTAAGCCCTGTTACTCAGCCTCCACTCCGGCTCTGCCTTCCCTCGCTCGGCTTCCTGTTCGGTTGCCTGGGTAAGTTTATTTTCTTCTAAGATGTTTGGGTGGCTACGTTTATTCTTCGATGCCAGCAGTTTGCATTTCGGGTCTGCCTCGCCGCACCGCGTTCGGGGAGGGGGGGCTCCCCTGGGCAATCACCGGGGGTCTGGCTTTGAGGGCAGCAGAGCCAATGGTTTCTGTGAGTCAGCAGGGAAAGCCAGTCACTGACTTTCTGCAGCTGCCGAGCCGTCGGACTTTATTTCAGAGGTTGCTTTTTGCATCTGGCTGCTTGCGCTGCTCTCTTCTGCTGCAGATGTGGGGCGGCCGAGCCCCTCCAGACACAGCTCTGCGCGGGCCAGTAACTGTCCCCTTCACTCAGTTCTTGCAGCTGAACTCAGCCAATGCACATGGTGCGGCTGGAGAGTCCCTTCTTCTCAATGGGGctttcctcctccatcccctgcTGCCACCCCTCTGTCCCCAAGTTTTTCCCCTCCTCGCCTCGGGGCTGGTATTCGGCAGCAGTGCCAGAAGCCAACGCCCCGCCTGTGCTGGCAgtaggggagcagtggaggcaggaGGCAGCGGAAGGCAGGAAGGAATGACACATCAGTGTGCCCTGCCCGTGGGGCACATcacagggcaggcagggcctAACGCAGGACGGAGCCTGCTCTGGGGCAGACCCTGGGACAGTTGGTGGAGTCACCCTGGATTGAGCCCAGTGCGACGGAGATCAGGAGCTGCCCCTCCGAGCCTGAGTTAGTTCTAGCCCATGGTCCAAAGGAGGGCGTGACTCTCTGCTGGGACTGGTGGGACATTGCGCTGGGCCGCTAACGGAGGCAGATGGCACCTGCGTGGACTTATAATTAGCCACGTTTCAGCACCTTTGTGGGCTGAGCTCAGGTCACCGCATGGGCTGGTGATGTTTAAGCGATCAGAGaattgcaggactggaagggacctcgagaggtcgtctagtcccgtcccctgcactcatggcaggactaagtattttctagaccagccctgacaggtgcttgtctgtGAGGCATACTGCTCATAGCATGCAGGAAGAGGGTTATCGGGGCTTCTGAAGGTCTGATTGGCCATAAACACCTCTTGGCCAGGCCGAAGTCCTACATGGTGCCCAAAGTCATTGGAAAGACAAGGCCCTAGCTGTGCGATGGGGTAACCGATTCCCGTGTCTAGCTACCTTGGCTTTCTGCACCCCATTACCACCAGCTCCCAGTTATGAAAACAGAAGCCCCTCGCCCCATTGACTGGCTTGGGGTCTCTTTCCTCGCTGGCAATGCACAGGTAAACCCACACAGGCCGTGCTAAGCTCACGGAGCAGAGCTCATGCCGTCCTACACTGTAACTTCTTTGCCCTGTCCAGGCCGGTTCGTGCTCCCCAGTGGGGTGGACCCCCCCTCTAACAAGCATCCCTCATCTCCCTGTCAGATTTGCTAGCGGTGCACGATGGCCCGGCCCCTGGAGCGAGCTCTGGACACGATGGTCTCCACGTTTCACAAGTACTCTGGGAAGGAAGGCGATAAATTCAAGCTCAACAAGGCTGAGCTCAAGGACCTGGTCACGAAGGAGCTGCCAAGCTACATCAGCGTAAGGGCAACGGAGGCTCGGCTGCGGGGCTGGGCCCATCTCCGCTGGGCTGAGCCGCGAGCTGGGAAGCCGGTCGGGGCGCGTTAGTGACAGTCACCTGTGATGGGATGGGACCAGCCTGGGCCAGGCTCCTGAAACATGTCACAAGTGCCAGCCGGGTGAAGAGGTGGCTAGCGATGTTCACGGGACACAGCAGATAGACCGGGGGAGTCAGTCGGTGCTCTGTTCTCTGCCAGTCCTGGCCCACTGCTGTGGCCTGGGGTGTGTGCTCTCAGATACGCTGGGAAAAcggaggccctgatcctgccattgGGCCCATGTGAGTGGCTCCTTGTGGGAGGCACTGATGACAGTGCGGCCTAGCGGACGGAGCACTGGAgtgagactcaggagacttgggttcaaaaCCTGTTGGAGACTGTGGGCGCGTCATTTCACctgtctttgcctcagtttccctgtctgtagaATGGGGCTAAAGATACCGACCTCCTTGGCACAGCGCTCAGAGAGCTGGGGATTGTTACTGGGGTGTGGCAGGGTCCTTCCCACACAGATGGGGTTGGTATTAAAGGTCTCCTGGCACCTGCCCCAAGGACCGGGGGGTTAGCTGGCTGGGCCATTGAGGTTAATTTGGGCATTTATGTTCTGCCTCTTTAAATACCCTTCCTAGTTTTGGCTGGATGTGGGAT
Proteins encoded in this region:
- the LOC117888783 gene encoding protein S100-A2-like — translated: MAAPQTLQQALAVLVCTFQRYSKQEGDRFTLSRGELKELLEKELPSLGDVQVKEGAFEELMSILDANRDGEVDFQEYIRFVAVACTLCHEFFLDSPVVLPRGQ